Proteins co-encoded in one Armatimonadota bacterium genomic window:
- a CDS encoding type II toxin-antitoxin system VapC family toxin: MRSATEVVLYWDTSAVLAALFRDAHSVAAHRWAQRPGLHLLSSLAWAEAHAVIGRASRERALPPVLLTAARDVLERGPWRRVRASPDWALVRTLSTRWPLRGADLWHLATAKTLQADLPEVRVLSFDAQLTAAAKAEGLGLG, encoded by the coding sequence GTGAGATCCGCAACCGAGGTCGTCCTCTACTGGGACACCTCGGCGGTGCTGGCGGCGCTGTTTCGCGACGCCCACAGCGTCGCGGCGCACCGATGGGCCCAGCGGCCGGGGCTCCACCTCCTGTCGAGTCTGGCGTGGGCTGAGGCGCATGCGGTGATCGGCAGAGCTAGCAGGGAGCGTGCGCTGCCGCCCGTCCTGCTCACCGCAGCTCGCGACGTGTTGGAACGTGGGCCCTGGCGGCGTGTGCGTGCCTCGCCCGACTGGGCGCTCGTGCGTACCCTGTCGACGCGATGGCCGCTACGAGGCGCTGACCTGTGGCACCTCGCCACCGCGAAGACCCTCCAGGCAGACCTGCCCGAAGTGCGGGTCCTGTCGTTCGACGCCCAGCTGACAGCAGCGGCAAAGGCAGAAGGGCTCGGTCTCGGGTAG
- a CDS encoding type II toxin-antitoxin system prevent-host-death family antitoxin encodes MGARTVGIREAKARLSRLVDEVSRGREWIITARGKPVARLAPVTPASLSLAQRIKQLEDAGVLEPARPAEPLPPPLPLRRGLALRWLQEARSRWDLPRRRLWGERSP; translated from the coding sequence ATGGGCGCGAGAACCGTCGGGATTCGGGAGGCCAAGGCCCGGTTGAGCAGACTGGTGGACGAGGTCAGCCGGGGCCGGGAGTGGATCATCACGGCGCGGGGCAAACCGGTGGCCAGGCTGGCGCCGGTCACGCCCGCATCGCTGTCGCTCGCGCAGCGGATCAAGCAGTTGGAGGACGCCGGAGTGCTCGAGCCTGCCCGTCCCGCGGAGCCGCTGCCGCCGCCATTACCGCTGCGAAGAGGGCTCGCGCTGCGGTGGCTTCAGGAAGCGCGGTCCCGGTGGGACCTGCCACGACGGCGGCTTTGGGGAGAGCGGTCACCGTGA